A region from the Salicibibacter cibarius genome encodes:
- a CDS encoding protein arginine kinase: MSLEQFISNAISPWMKNPGPDDDIVMSTRIRLARNLEDFPFPSSTSQDAARALYKHVYERLSQTSKEMVGKLIWLPMDGLSTIEKTVLVEKHLTSPQFAKESKQGAVVLNNDETISMMVNEEDHLRIQCLSPGFQLSEGYKSADKLDDWIESHVTYAFDEKKGYLTSCPTNVGTGMRASVMMHLPALVTTQQLNRILPAVSQLGLVVRGIYGEGSEARGNLFQISNQMTLGKSEEDIIEELRGVVLQLIERERNTRRELLKHNQLQLADQVHRSYGILANSRIIESKEAGNHLSTLRLGIDLDLIRGIEGNILNELMVLIQPAFLQQFAEQELTADGRDERRATLIRERLKLENIQDGGGET, from the coding sequence ATGTCTCTGGAGCAATTTATCTCTAATGCCATTAGTCCGTGGATGAAAAATCCCGGCCCTGACGATGACATTGTCATGAGCACACGCATTCGGTTAGCCAGAAACCTTGAAGATTTCCCCTTCCCTTCTTCCACATCCCAAGATGCGGCGAGGGCACTTTATAAACATGTCTATGAGCGATTGTCCCAAACAAGCAAAGAAATGGTCGGGAAATTGATATGGTTGCCGATGGATGGGCTTTCAACAATTGAAAAAACCGTTCTTGTCGAAAAGCATTTAACGAGTCCGCAATTTGCAAAAGAATCTAAGCAAGGCGCTGTTGTATTGAATAACGATGAAACGATCAGTATGATGGTAAATGAGGAAGATCATTTAAGAATCCAATGTTTATCTCCCGGCTTTCAGTTATCCGAAGGCTATAAATCTGCAGATAAGCTTGATGATTGGATTGAATCCCATGTCACCTATGCGTTTGATGAAAAAAAAGGGTATTTAACGAGTTGTCCCACAAATGTGGGTACAGGTATGCGGGCTTCGGTTATGATGCACTTGCCAGCGCTTGTCACTACGCAACAATTAAATCGAATTTTGCCTGCCGTTAGTCAGTTGGGACTTGTTGTTAGAGGAATTTACGGAGAAGGCAGCGAAGCTAGAGGGAACCTGTTCCAAATTTCTAACCAGATGACGTTAGGCAAATCAGAAGAGGATATTATCGAGGAATTACGCGGCGTTGTGCTCCAACTGATCGAAAGGGAGCGAAACACCCGGCGGGAGTTGCTTAAGCATAATCAATTACAGCTTGCTGACCAGGTTCATCGCTCCTATGGTATTTTGGCAAACAGTCGCATCATAGAATCGAAGGAAGCCGGTAATCACCTGTCCACGCTTCGGTTAGGGATCGATTTGGATTTAATCCGTGGCATAGAGGGTAATATCCTTAATGAGTTGATGGTTTTAATTCAGCCTGCGTTTCTGCAACAGTTTGCAGAACAGGAATTAACAGCCGATGGCCGCGATGAGCGACGGGCAACGTTAATTCGCGAAAGGTTAAAGCTTGAAAATATACAAGACGGAGGTGGCGAAACATGA